The following is a genomic window from Phaseolus vulgaris cultivar G19833 chromosome 6, P. vulgaris v2.0, whole genome shotgun sequence.
AGATTTCTACCAAATTCTGAGAAGGTAACAGATCGAATGTGATAATGGTCATTCGTGTTTAAAATTCTAATGTGGGTAAGTTTTGGGACCAAGTTCATGTTCTTGGGGAGTTCATCTTCCATGGCTTTGTTTTGATTAGTTTTACTATTAATTATTCGTTATTAAAACCAGTGTCTGATATTTTAATGGTTCCTTGTCAGATAATTAACAATGACTGAATTTCTGTTCTCTACATGTTCAGGCTGGAATTCAGTCAAAACATAAcatttatcattattaataatagtaattattaatattaatattattgttggtgatagtattattattgtattaacTTTTGTGCTTCCATAAGTTCTTGTTTGTGACTCTTGTTTCTTTCATAGACCTGCTCCTTTGTTTCATAGACACAGGAATCATACCACACTGAAAGGGAAAAATGTAAGCTTTTGCTAATGTTTGTGATTACTCGTGTAATGCAGGAATTGTAAAGAAAAAGTCCTGCAAACAGATCAAAGATGGTCCCAATTGGTCATGCTTCTGATGACAAGCAGAGAAATCAAGGCATTTGTTTTCTAACCCTGCTTCTGCCCAAGGCTCCTTCATTACACTATTCCTGTGATTTTAATATACTGTGTTCCTTTGCACGTTTAGTTTCTTCTCTACCAAATGTATCAATTACCTTTCCCTGTGCTCAAAatgttcatttttattttttctcttccaGACTCAGGAGAAATCGTTTTGGAGAAAGACAAAAGTGTGGTAACTCTAAGAGAACTCTTTGAAGAATGCATTAGTGACACTGACAAATCTCCTCAACCACCTGAATTTGCAGACAGTAATCCAAGCTCAAGGACACGGTTTCACTGGAGGATGCTTTTAAAACCATGCAAAATGAAATCAATGGAGCACCTACCCTCTTTTCCTCCAAGTTGTTTGTCAAGCATAACAAAGCCTACAAGCAAAGATATTGGAAAAAACACTATTCAATGTAATCCACACAGTTCCAGAACTTTGGTGAATTTCAGGCTTTCTGACCTGAGAAATGCAACCAACAACTTTAGCAATGGTTTGTAGTCTAGCCCTCTTTTCAGACCAATTGTTTTCTAGTAGTTTAGctagtaataatatttattaggacGAGGGTACAGAACATACCAAACTAGATAgaattttaattacaaaattacaGCTTGTGTTTGGTTTAATGTCTTATATTTACAAGTAAATTCATGTCAAAATTGTGACAATAATGTAGAAACGTGTATCATATGCTTCCAAATTGATGTGCTTCTATTATAATGTTGCTTGAATGGATACACTAGACAAGATAAGATTAGAAAATAATGATTGCACTAGACAAAAAAGTTATGATAACACCTATTGCAAAAAGATGATAGAACTCATTTTAGGTGATTTAGGCATGTACAGGGAAGACTTGTAGAAGCCTCTCACACAGGGTAACCCAGTTTCTGGAGGCAGAGAAAAACTATAGGCAAATCCATTAGGAAATATTTTGAAGTAAATAAGTTGTTTACCTACATGATTTGTATCCGAATATTTTTGGATTAAAGTTTGCTAACACAAGTTTATATCAAAAGTGTTTTGTAGACATAAGTTCGATAAAAGTGAGTTTACTTTAATGTAACgtgattttttatttgatattttctgTTTAAAGATATGTTGATAAAATGAAATTGCTTTGGACCATACTAATCAAAAGTAATCTTACTTCATGTTGctcttaaaaaaatacaaatcagAAGTACTTTTACTTTAAAAGTGACCTTGATAGCAAACTGAGTTTATTGAGATATGAGTAAGTTGGAAGTGGTCAAACTGATATCCAAACATGTTCTATGCCCTCATGTAATCCATTTTTTGGACCCCACCAAGAGGATAGAGGCTTGGTTGTGGTTATATATTTTGATTGTTAATTCATTTTCTAAGTATTTGCAAGTAGAGAGTATGTTATTGCTTTATGAAAAATGCATCAATTTGACCATGTAGAATTTGCTCTTCCTTTTACTTATAGAGAATATAATTGGAAGAGGTGGCTATGCTTATGTTTACAAGGGTAGCCTACAAGATGGGCAATTAATAGCAGTTAAGCAACTGAGTAGAGGGACTCCAGAAGACAGAATATCAATTCTTCTATCTGAGCTAGGAATTCTTGCTCATGTTGACCACCCTAATGCTGCCATGCTTATTGGATTTGGAGTAGAAGGGGGAATGCACCTTGTGTTCCAATTATCTCCTCTGGGAAATTTAGGATCTCTTCTTCATGGTGTGTACTTGATCCTATgtgaaagattttttatttttttaccatATTTTAAGTGTCAAGTATTGTTCAATGAAGTATATCTGTTGGAGAATATGGTTAGCCATCTTCAATGAAATCTCTCAGAACAAtcacttttttttcattcaGAAGAGTCAAATTCAAGATTCTGCTTCAAAATGTTTTCTGTTTGAATGTATCTACtgattactttttaattttcatgAAATATTCAGGtccatataaaaatatattagattGGAGCAGAaggtataaaataattttgggGATAGCGGATGGCCTCCTCTATCTTCATGAGATTTGTCAAAGGCGAATCGTTCATAGAGATCTTAAA
Proteins encoded in this region:
- the LOC137831727 gene encoding receptor-like cytosolic serine/threonine-protein kinase RBK2, producing MVPIGHASDDKQRNQDSGEIVLEKDKSVVTLRELFEECISDTDKSPQPPEFADSNPSSRTRFHWRMLLKPCKMKSMEHLPSFPPSCLSSITKPTSKDIGKNTIQCNPHSSRTLVNFRLSDLRNATNNFSNENIIGRGGYAYVYKGSLQDGQLIAVKQLSRGTPEDRISILLSELGILAHVDHPNAAMLIGFGVEGGMHLVFQLSPLGNLGSLLHGPYKNILDWSRRYKIILGIADGLLYLHEICQRRIVHRDLKSDNILLTENFEPQICDFGLSKWLPEPCTHHIVSKFEGTMGYFAPEYLTRGIVNEKTDIYSFGVLLLEIITGRHALDHLKESIVSWAKPLFQANNIKDLVDPSLGDDYVWEQMERVVLTASLCVEQFPILRPRMSQIAILLRGDDYVMEHTERSNKMSKKTTEGAI